One Pseudomonas sp. C27(2019) DNA window includes the following coding sequences:
- the bcsR gene encoding BcsR/BcsP family cellulose biosynthesis protein, translated as MHDKKHAISAFNKTSLALSDDVELLKKQLKMDSFNYVDIASIQAWEASLGEWPLLAEWDTWSKD; from the coding sequence ATGCACGATAAGAAACATGCAATCTCAGCTTTTAATAAGACTAGTTTGGCTTTATCTGATGATGTTGAGCTGCTCAAAAAGCAGCTTAAAATGGATTCTTTTAATTATGTAGATATTGCTTCGATACAAGCTTGGGAAGCCTCTTTAGGTGAATGGCCTTTACTTGCTGAGTGGGATACATGGAGCAAAGATTAA
- a CDS encoding cellulose synthase operon protein YhjQ/BcsQ, whose protein sequence is MGATSIAAMLADALSLMGESVLLIDLNPSDLLRLYFNIPYADKQGWALAEANGSGWERQTYQVKDNFYVLPYGRHGLTALGVHMDTPISAPALWLNEKLSAATGCSWVIFDAADTRGQHARLHQSSDLHLLVTHADMASHILLGQHHLAEKTKIVVNQLDVKQRLSDTVLLDWNIRYAKHLVPISVRQDLHVQEAFAHKMPATSYFPDSSSAQDVLSLATWCLVQRGAA, encoded by the coding sequence GTGGGAGCAACTAGTATTGCTGCAATGCTTGCTGATGCACTGAGTCTAATGGGGGAGTCAGTATTACTGATTGATTTAAACCCCAGTGATCTTTTACGCCTGTATTTTAATATACCTTATGCTGACAAGCAGGGCTGGGCGCTGGCTGAAGCCAATGGCAGTGGCTGGGAGCGGCAGACGTATCAAGTTAAAGATAATTTTTATGTCTTACCCTATGGGCGTCATGGCTTAACAGCGCTGGGCGTGCATATGGATACGCCCATCAGTGCGCCAGCGTTATGGCTTAATGAAAAATTAAGTGCTGCTACAGGCTGTTCATGGGTGATTTTTGACGCAGCAGATACGCGCGGACAGCATGCCCGTTTGCACCAGAGCAGTGACTTACATTTATTAGTCACTCATGCGGATATGGCCAGTCATATCTTATTAGGACAGCATCATTTAGCAGAAAAGACAAAAATAGTTGTTAATCAACTAGATGTTAAGCAGCGTTTAAGTGATACGGTTTTATTGGACTGGAATATACGCTATGCAAAGCATTTGGTGCCAATCAGTGTGCGTCAAGATTTACATGTGCAAGAAGCTTTTGCGCATAAAATGCCAGCGACAAGCTACTTTCCTGACTCTTCGAGTGCGCAAGATGTATTAAGTTTAGCAACCTGGTGTTTAGTGCAGCGCGGTGCTGCTTGA